From a single Miscanthus floridulus cultivar M001 chromosome 8, ASM1932011v1, whole genome shotgun sequence genomic region:
- the LOC136473398 gene encoding aminoaldehyde dehydrogenase 1a gives MASPAMVPLRQLFVDGEWRPPAQGRRLPVVSPTTEAHIGEIPAGTAEDVDAAVAAARAALKRNRGRDWARAPGAVRAKYLRAIAAKVIERKPELAKLEALDCGKPYDEAAWDMDDVAGCFEYFADQAEALDKRQNSPVSLPMETFKCHLRREPIGVVGLITPWNYPLLMATWKVAPALAAGCTAVLKPSELASVTCLELADICKEVGLPSGVLNIVTGLGPDAGAPLSAHPDVDKVSFTGSFETGKKIMAAAAPMVKPVTLELGGKSPIVVFDDVDIDKAVEWTLFGCFWTNGQICSATSRLLIHTNVAKEFNERMVAWAKNIKVSDPLEEGCRLGPVVSEGQYEKIKKFISNAKSEGATILTGGVRPAHLEKGFFIEPTIITDITTSMEIWREEVFGPVLCVKEFSTEDEAIELANDTQYGLAGAVISGDRERCQRLSEEIDAGCIWVNCSQPCFCQAPWGGNKRSGFGRELGEGGIDNYLSVKQVTEYISDEPWGWYQSPSKL, from the exons ATGGCCTCGCCAGCGATGGTCCCGCTGCGGCAGCTCTTCGTCGACGGCGAGTGGCGCCCGCCCGCGCAGGGCCGCCGCCTCCCCGTCGTCAGCCCCACCACCGAGGCCCACATCG GCGAGATCCCGGCGGGCACGGCGGAGGACGTGGAcgccgcggtggcggcggcgcgggcggcgcTCAAGAGGAACCGCGGCCGCGACTGGGCGCGCGCGCCGGGGGCCGTCCGGGCCAAGTACCTCCGCGCCATCGCCGCCAAG GTAATTGAGAGGAAACCTGAGCTAGCTAAGCTAGAGGCACTTGATTGTGGGAAGCCTTATGATGAAGCCGCATGGGACATG GATGATGTTGCTGGGTGCTTTGAGTACTTTGCGGATCAGGCAGAAGCCTTGGACAAAAGGCAAAATTCTCCAGTTTCTCTTCCAATGGaaacttttaaatgccatctcCGAAGAGAGCCTATTGGGGTAGTTGGGCTGATAACTCCTTG GAACTATCCTCTCCTGATGGCTACATGGAAGGTAGCTCCTGCTCTTGCTGCTGGTTGTACAGCTGTGCTAAAGCCATCTGAACTGGCGTCTGT GACTTGTTTAGAGCTTGCTGATATCTGTAAAGAAGTCGGTCTTCCTTCCGGTGTCTTGAACATTGTGACTGGATTAGGTCCTGATGCTGGTGCTCCTTTGTCAGCGCACCCAGATGTTGATAAG GTCTCTTTCACTGGGAGTTTTGAAACTGGTAAGAAGATTATGGCGGCTGCAGCTCCTATGGTCAAG CCTGTTACACTGGAACTTGGTGGAAAAAGTCCTATAGTAGTATTTGATGATGTTGACATCGACAAAG CTGTTGAGTGGACTCTGTTCGGGTGCTTTTGGACCAATGGTCAGATTTGCAGCGCAACATCTCGTCTTCTTATCCAT ACAAATGTTGCTAAAGAATTTAATGAGAGGATGGTTGCATGGGCCAAAAATATTAAGGTTTCGGATCCACTTGAAGAGGGTTGCAGGCTTGGGCCAGTTGTTAGTGAAGGACAG TATGAGAAGATTAAGAAGTTCATATCGAATGCCAAAAGCGAAGGTGCTACTATTCTGACTGGAGGTGTTAGACCGGCG CATCTTGAGAAGGGGTTCTTTATTGAACCAACAATTATTACTGATATCACCACATCAATGGAAATTTGGAGGGAGGAAGTCTTTGGTCCAGTCCTGTGTGTGAAAGAATTTAGCACTGAAGATGAAGCCATTGAACTGGCGAACGATACACA GTATGGTTTGGCTGGTGCTGTAATTTCTGGTGATCGTGAGCGCTGCCAGAGATTATCTGAG GAGATTGACGCTGGATGTATATGGGTAAACTGCTCGCAACCCTGCTTCTGCCAAGCTCCCTGGGGCGGGAACAAGCGCAGTGGATTTGGACGTGAGCTTGGAGAAGG GGGCATTGATAACTACCTGAGCGTCAAGCAAGTCACGGAGTACATCTCTGATGAGCCGTGGGGATGGTACCAATCCCCCTCCAAGCTGTAA